The Gossypium hirsutum isolate 1008001.06 chromosome A13, Gossypium_hirsutum_v2.1, whole genome shotgun sequence nucleotide sequence TCAAAAGCACCTGCTGTTTTCTCATTATTTTGTTCATAAATGCAGATTGTTGTTTGGCGATTTCTTCATGGTTCAAATGGTTCAGATGTGCTAGCAACAAAACAGGCCTTGTTTTTCATCGTCTTGTTTCAGTATATCCCTCGATTTCTTAGAGTTATACCCTTAACATCAGAAATGAAAAGGACAACAGGTGTCTTTGCTGAAACTGCTTGGGCTGGAGCTGCATATTATTTGGTATTATATATGCTTTGTAGTCATGTAAGTCCCTATCAATATGCATCTTTATTGCACTAATAAAACCTGTTGTTATTTGTTCTCTACTTATTTGATTTAGGCCATCTTTTGATCTCTAGGACACAATTTTCGCTCTAATCTGTTCTTTAACAAATATGATTACTTGTGTAATTATATTTTgatctgtgttttttttttttggatgaatGATTCAGATAGTAGGGGCATTCTGGTACTGGGTAGCTGTAGAACGAAATGATACTTGCTGGCAGAAGGCTTGTAAGGATATTGGTAGGGATAAATGCAATACAAATTTCTTATACTGCGGGAATCAGCATATGGAAGGTTATGGAGTATGGAATAATACCAAAGACACTGTTCTTAAAGAAAAGTGCCCAGCTGATGACAATATTAATAATCCTCCATTTGATTTTGGAATCTTCACACATGCTTTGTCATCTGGTATTGTTTCATCAACAAAGTTCTTTTCCAAATACTGCTACTGTTTATGGTGGGGTCTACAGAATTTGAGGTGGGAAATCATGTTCCTTCTAACTGTTGattaatataataagaaaataagaaaataaaatgtgGATTCTGTTATATGATATTTTGCACTGTATATTAGATTATTATGTAGCAAGAAGTTGCTTTCATATCAGACATTGATAATCATCATTTATCATGATTGCTTGAAAGAGAACTTGCAAGACGCCACTTGTGTGGAAAGTTTTCTTGTCTTCTTGGCAATGCATATGAAATAGATACACTATAGGTTGTGTTCTACTTTCTGTTATTTGTGATCTATTTACAGGGACTTGGATGTTAAATGCAGCATCTATTACACATTCAACTCCTACTGATTGAACCCTAAGAACTCAAAGCCACATGTACCCACATACTCATGGATTATGAGTTATTGTTGCCATTTCAGAACATTAGTCTTATATTTGTACTATCTTTGATACTCTTTTTTAAGTCTTACCTTCCTATCTTCATCTTTATCAATCCTTTGGCCTTTAGTTGCTAGACtatataataaagaaataaataaaaggccTCTCCCCTTATGCTTAAATGCTTCCTAACTTGATTTTTGGTTATTTGCCCTTGGTGCCTACTGTTTTGACTTATCCTTTATATGGGGCGGTTAATTTCTTGTTATTATATGTTCTCTATGCTTGTGTTTGACTTATATTCAGCTGATTCCTAAGATTCTTCTGTGTATTTCCTTCAATATATTTGCAGTACCCTTGGCCAGGGACTTGAAACTAGCACCTATCCTGGTGAAGTCATATTCTCCATAGCACTTGCCATTTTTGGACTCATTCTCTTTGCACTTCTGATTGGAAACATGCAGGTAGATTTTTGAATATTATCTCAAGCTTTATTTAGCCAGTTGTTAGTTGAGACTTGAGACTGTAGAAAGCAAAATTGATTTGAGAATGTTCTGGCATTGTTGTTGTTTTCAATGTTGTAAACAGACCTATCTTCAATCTCTCACCATTCGGCTAGAAGAAATGAGGATTAAAAGGCGTGATTCAGAACAATGGATGCATCATCGTATGCTTCCCCAGGACTTAAGGGAACGGGTGAGGCGTTATGACCAATACAAGTGGTTGGAAACACGCGGTGTTGATGAAGAGAACTTGGTCCAGAGCCTCCCAAAGGATCTGAGGAGAGATATTAAGAGGCACCTCTGTCTGGCTTTGGTTAGAAGGGTAAGTTATTTTCTTTGTGTTTTGGTGTCTTCTTTATTAGCAGTAGTGAGAACTGAGTAGtacaagtttttttatttttcgtgcAATGGATTACCTTTCACTTGTCTTTCTGTATCCATGTTCTGAAGCCTATGGAATACAAGTTTTCCCCATAACATAAATCTCTTGTTTGTATTATATATGAAAGTGATCGGTAGCATGTTGTACTATCTTCGTTTAGTGGATGATCTGGTGTGTCTCTAGAAGTTGTTTTTGCTATACTTCATGATTTCAATTCAGTTCCGTATTTACACATAGGCTTAATAATTTTTCCTTCAATTCCATTTCCTTTTCCTCCTGTTTTTTTGTATGATCCTTCCATTGTGGTCTTTTCTCGACTGGCATCCGATATTGTATTGCTTTGGCACCATCGTACGCTCTAACTACTTTCATTTTTGTAGGTTCCTCTGTTTGAGAGTATGGATGAGAGATTGCTTGATGCCATTTGTGAACGGCTGAAACCATGCCTGTTTACTGAGAGCACCTACATAGTCCGAGAGGGGGATCCTGTTGATGAGATGCTATTCATTATTCGTGGCCGTCTTGAGAGTGTAACAACAGATGGTGGAAGGAGTGGGTTTTTCAACCGCAGTTTGCTGAAAGAAGGAGATTTCTGTGGAGAGGAACTTCTAACATGGGCATTGGATCCCAAAACAGGTGCTAGCCTTC carries:
- the LOC107893439 gene encoding probable cyclic nucleotide-gated ion channel 5; this encodes MFDCGHKAQYMSGQREKFVRLDDLDSRSSSPSAAGLKNCGFNIEGLGRSGHANNRTSRSFKRGIRKGSEGLKSIGRSLGFGVSRVVFPEDLKVSEKKIFDPQDKFLLLCNKLFFVSCILAVSVDPLFFFLPVINDPEKCLTIDKSLAVTATTLRTIIDAFYLIRMALQFRTAYIAPSSRVFGRGELVIDPARIAKRYMLQYFFLDFLAVLPLPQIVVWRFLHGSNGSDVLATKQALFFIVLFQYIPRFLRVIPLTSEMKRTTGVFAETAWAGAAYYLVLYMLCSHIVGAFWYWVAVERNDTCWQKACKDIGRDKCNTNFLYCGNQHMEGYGVWNNTKDTVLKEKCPADDNINNPPFDFGIFTHALSSGIVSSTKFFSKYCYCLWWGLQNLSTLGQGLETSTYPGEVIFSIALAIFGLILFALLIGNMQTYLQSLTIRLEEMRIKRRDSEQWMHHRMLPQDLRERVRRYDQYKWLETRGVDEENLVQSLPKDLRRDIKRHLCLALVRRVPLFESMDERLLDAICERLKPCLFTESTYIVREGDPVDEMLFIIRGRLESVTTDGGRSGFFNRSLLKEGDFCGEELLTWALDPKTGASLPTSTRTVMALTEVEAFALIAEELKFVAGQFRRLHSRQVQHTFRFHSQQWRTWAACFIQAAWRRYSKRKIMEELRRKEEEEEAAAGGSDGTRNNSGGGSYSIGATFLASKFAANALRGIHRNRNAKSAKELVKLQKPSEPDFTAEDAD